One region of Bradyrhizobium betae genomic DNA includes:
- a CDS encoding c-type cytochrome yields the protein MRLVFGIALALLTSPAFAETLVERGAYLVNSVMVCHNCHTPRGPQGLDLSRALSGGSQVFDEPAFKVSGSNITPDKDTGIGNWSDAELKRFLVSGIRPDGRRVAPIMPTAFYTVLTTRDLDALTAYLRSVPSVRHETPAPEYRIALKPEVPTYAGKQAAEAELSDKLARGRYLLTLSHCLECHTPEGPSAVHDFTAASGKGGRTFRGPWGESVSANITADPAAGLGDWSDDEIKRAITQGIARDGHKLKPPMAYAAYATMTAQDLDAIVAFIRTLPPRH from the coding sequence ATGCGGCTTGTGTTTGGGATTGCGCTGGCGCTGCTGACGTCACCGGCTTTTGCCGAGACCCTGGTCGAGCGCGGCGCCTATCTCGTCAACAGCGTGATGGTCTGCCACAACTGCCATACACCGCGCGGCCCTCAAGGCCTCGATCTCTCGCGCGCGCTATCGGGCGGCAGCCAGGTATTCGACGAGCCCGCCTTCAAGGTCTCCGGCTCCAACATCACGCCGGACAAGGACACCGGCATCGGCAACTGGAGCGATGCCGAGCTGAAGCGGTTTCTCGTCAGCGGCATCAGGCCTGATGGCCGCAGGGTCGCGCCGATCATGCCGACCGCGTTCTACACCGTGCTCACCACCCGCGATCTCGACGCGCTCACGGCCTATTTGCGTTCCGTGCCATCTGTGCGCCACGAGACGCCGGCGCCGGAATACCGGATCGCGCTGAAGCCGGAGGTGCCGACCTATGCCGGCAAGCAGGCCGCCGAGGCCGAGCTGTCCGACAAGCTCGCGCGAGGCCGATATCTCCTGACCCTCTCTCACTGCCTGGAATGTCACACGCCGGAGGGCCCGTCCGCCGTGCATGATTTCACCGCGGCGAGCGGCAAGGGCGGCCGGACGTTCCGGGGCCCGTGGGGCGAATCCGTCTCCGCCAACATCACCGCGGATCCCGCGGCGGGCCTTGGCGACTGGAGCGATGACGAAATCAAACGTGCGATTACGCAAGGCATCGCGCGCGACGGCCACAAGCTTAAGCCGCCGATGGCCTATGCTGCCTACGCCACCATGACGGCTCAGGATCTCGATGCCATCGTCGCATTTATCCGGACGTTGCCGCCACGCCACTAG
- a CDS encoding SDR family NAD(P)-dependent oxidoreductase, protein MNLDLSGKTALVTGSTAGIGHAIAKGLAGSGASVVINGRSQDKVDAAVRKLEGAGAKVRGIAADVSTASGCKALVAALPEVDILINNAGIFEPKDFFDIPDEDWTRFFEVNVMSGVRLSRAYMQGMLKRNWGRIVFISSESGLNIPVEMIHYGMSKTAQLSVARGLAQLTRGTGVTVNSVLPGPTMSEGVETFVKEIARQNGQSVDEAAANFVKQHRPSSLIQRFASVDEIANMVVYVASKEASATNGAALRAEGGIVNTIA, encoded by the coding sequence ATGAACCTCGACCTTTCCGGAAAGACCGCGCTCGTGACTGGTTCGACCGCCGGCATTGGCCACGCCATCGCCAAGGGACTTGCGGGCTCGGGCGCCAGCGTGGTGATCAACGGGCGTAGCCAGGACAAGGTCGATGCGGCCGTGCGCAAGCTGGAAGGCGCGGGCGCCAAGGTCCGCGGTATCGCCGCCGACGTCTCGACCGCTTCGGGCTGCAAGGCGCTGGTGGCGGCGCTACCTGAGGTCGACATCCTCATCAACAATGCCGGCATCTTCGAGCCGAAGGACTTCTTCGACATCCCGGACGAGGACTGGACGCGCTTCTTCGAGGTCAACGTGATGAGCGGCGTGCGGCTGTCGCGCGCGTACATGCAGGGCATGCTCAAGCGCAACTGGGGCCGCATCGTCTTCATCTCCTCGGAGTCCGGGCTCAACATTCCCGTCGAGATGATCCACTACGGCATGAGCAAGACAGCCCAGCTCTCGGTCGCGCGCGGCCTCGCGCAGCTGACCCGTGGCACCGGCGTCACCGTCAATTCGGTGCTGCCGGGACCGACCATGTCGGAGGGGGTCGAGACCTTCGTGAAGGAAATCGCCAGGCAGAACGGCCAGTCGGTGGACGAGGCTGCGGCCAATTTCGTCAAGCAGCATCGCCCGAGCTCGCTGATCCAGCGATTTGCCAGCGTCGATGAGATCGCCAACATGGTGGTCTATGTCGCGTCCAAGGAAGCATCCGCCACCAACGGCGCGGCGCTGCGGGCCGAGGGCGGTATCGTCAATACGATTGCTTGA
- a CDS encoding DNA-directed RNA polymerase subunit alpha, with the protein MGETVTIQKNWQELIRPNKLQVQPGSDPARFATIVAEPLERGFGQTLGNALRRILLSSLQGAAVQSVHIDGVLHEFSSIAGVREDVTDIVLNIKDISIKMQGEGPKRMVVKKSGPGVVTAGDIQTVGDVVVLNPDLQICTLDEGAEIRMEFTVATGKGYVPAERNRPEDAPIGLIPVDSLYSPVRKVSYKVENTREGQILDYDKLTMTIETNGALTPDDSVAYAARILQDQLNVFVNFEEPRKEVAQEIIPDLAFNPAFLKKVDELELSVRSANCLKNDNIVYIGDLVQKSEAEMLRTPNFGRKSLNEIKEVLAQMGLHLGMEVPGWPPENIDELAKRFEDHY; encoded by the coding sequence ATGGGTGAAACAGTGACGATCCAGAAAAATTGGCAAGAACTGATTCGGCCGAACAAGCTCCAGGTTCAGCCCGGCAGCGATCCAGCTCGGTTCGCGACGATTGTCGCCGAGCCGCTCGAGCGCGGCTTCGGCCAGACCCTCGGTAACGCGCTGCGCCGCATCCTGCTCTCCTCGCTCCAGGGCGCGGCGGTGCAGTCGGTGCACATCGACGGCGTGCTGCACGAGTTCTCCTCGATCGCGGGCGTCCGTGAGGACGTCACCGACATCGTGCTCAACATCAAGGACATCTCGATCAAGATGCAGGGCGAAGGCCCCAAGCGCATGGTCGTGAAGAAGTCCGGCCCGGGCGTCGTCACCGCTGGTGACATCCAGACTGTCGGCGACGTGGTGGTGCTCAACCCGGACCTGCAGATCTGCACGCTCGACGAGGGCGCCGAGATCCGCATGGAGTTCACGGTCGCCACCGGCAAGGGCTATGTGCCCGCCGAGCGCAACCGTCCCGAGGACGCGCCGATCGGCCTGATTCCGGTCGACAGCCTATACTCGCCGGTCCGCAAGGTCTCCTACAAGGTCGAGAACACCCGCGAGGGCCAGATCCTCGACTACGACAAGCTGACCATGACGATCGAAACCAACGGCGCACTGACGCCGGATGATTCGGTGGCTTACGCCGCCCGCATCCTGCAGGATCAGCTCAACGTGTTCGTCAACTTCGAAGAGCCGCGCAAGGAAGTCGCCCAGGAGATCATCCCGGACCTCGCCTTCAACCCGGCCTTCCTCAAGAAGGTGGACGAGCTCGAGCTGTCGGTGCGTTCGGCCAACTGCTTGAAGAACGACAACATCGTCTACATCGGCGACCTCGTGCAGAAGTCGGAAGCCGAAATGCTCCGCACCCCGAACTTCGGCCGCAAGTCGCTGAACGAAATCAAGGAAGTGCTGGCCCAGATGGGTCTGCATCTCGGCATGGAAGTGCCGGGCTGGCCGCCGGAGAACATCGACGAGCTCGCCAAGCGCTTCGAGGATCACTACTGA
- the rplQ gene encoding 50S ribosomal protein L17: MRHGKVHRKLNRTAEHRRAMFANMCAALIKHEQIVTTLPKAKELRPIVEKLVTLGKKGGLAMRRQAISEMRDKDQVKKLFDTLAPRYKDRQGGYTRIIKAGFRYGDNAAMAVIEFVDRDVDAKGQDSGPVQEKEAEAA; encoded by the coding sequence ATGCGTCACGGCAAGGTTCATCGTAAGCTCAACCGCACCGCCGAGCATCGCCGCGCGATGTTCGCCAACATGTGCGCGGCGCTGATCAAGCACGAGCAGATCGTCACCACGCTCCCAAAGGCGAAGGAATTACGCCCGATCGTCGAGAAGCTGGTCACCCTCGGCAAGAAGGGCGGGCTGGCCATGCGCCGCCAGGCCATCTCCGAGATGCGCGACAAGGATCAGGTCAAGAAGCTGTTTGACACGCTCGCGCCCCGCTACAAGGACCGTCAGGGCGGCTACACCCGCATCATCAAGGCCGGCTTCCGCTACGGCGACAATGCCGCGATGGCCGTGATCGAGTTCGTCGATCGCGACGTCGATGCCAAGGGCCAGGACTCGGGTCCAGTGCAGGAGAAGGAAGCCGAGGCGGCGTAA